Proteins found in one Channa argus isolate prfri chromosome 7, Channa argus male v1.0, whole genome shotgun sequence genomic segment:
- the nat14 gene encoding probable N-acetyltransferase 14 isoform X2, producing the protein MVRLELDQVVMRRMKEDDIEMVKALVKITMPRSTGVLGSSRPYWDYVGSSYRGTQDETLQNPYCRISGKTPVTKNPRCRTGSKDKEMSTKKITTEREQAAGQVWVADCKGEILGCIFREGGTRAGIRKICRLVTGCWYRREGLGRLLVQSLEQRERETGAHRMYAHVPYPSKVGEAFFKKLGYQHIAEGTDEESDDDMKLETPERGFLGYPLTKVFYKDL; encoded by the exons ATGGTGAGGCTGGAGCTGGATCAGGTGGTGATGAGAAGGATGAAAGAAGATGATATAGAGATGGTCAAAGCTCTTGTCAAG ATCACAATGCCACGGTCCACAGGGGTTCTGGGCAGCAGCCGCCCCTACTGGGACTATGTAGGCAGCAGCTACAGGGGGACACAAGATGAGACGCTGCAGAATCCCTACTGTAGGATCAGTGGGAAGACACCAGTGACCAAAAAT cCAAGATGCAGAACTGGATCCAAAGACAAGGAGATGTCAACAAAGAAGATCACCACAGAGAGGGAACAGGCAGCAGGGCAGGTGTGGGTGGCAGACTGCAAGGGGGAGATTTTGGGCTGCATCTTCAGGGAGGGTGGGACACGGGCAGGCATCAGGAAGATCTGCAGGCTGGTGACAGGATGCTGGTATCGTAGGGAGGGCCTGGGTCGGCTGCTAGTCCAGAGTCTGGagcagagagaaagggagactGGAGCGCACAGAATGTATGCACACGTTCCCTACCCATCCAAGGTGGGGGAGGCCTTCTTCAAGAAACTGGGTTATCAGCATATAGCGGAGGGGACTGATGAAGAAAGTGACGATGATATGAAGCTGGAGACCCCAGAGAGAGGCTTTCTGGGATACCCCCTCACTAAAGTGTTTTACAAAGATCTGTAA
- the nat14 gene encoding probable N-acetyltransferase 14 isoform X1, producing MVRLELDQVVMRRMKEDDIEMVKALVKEGSVGTENRLILHILTRPLCLFVLAVFSSILRCLVHSFILALAIPVFLLIVFLKITMPRSTGVLGSSRPYWDYVGSSYRGTQDETLQNPYCRISGKTPVTKNPRCRTGSKDKEMSTKKITTEREQAAGQVWVADCKGEILGCIFREGGTRAGIRKICRLVTGCWYRREGLGRLLVQSLEQRERETGAHRMYAHVPYPSKVGEAFFKKLGYQHIAEGTDEESDDDMKLETPERGFLGYPLTKVFYKDL from the exons ATGGTGAGGCTGGAGCTGGATCAGGTGGTGATGAGAAGGATGAAAGAAGATGATATAGAGATGGTCAAAGCTCTTGTCAAG GAGGGCTCCGTAGGCACAGAAAACCGTCTCATTCTTCACATCCTCACTCGTCCACTCTGCCTTTTTGTCCTGGctgttttttcttcaattcTACGCTGCCTTGTCCACTCATTTATTCTGGCTCTTGCTATTCCTGTCTTCCTGCTGATTGTCTTTCTCAAGATCACAATGCCACGGTCCACAGGGGTTCTGGGCAGCAGCCGCCCCTACTGGGACTATGTAGGCAGCAGCTACAGGGGGACACAAGATGAGACGCTGCAGAATCCCTACTGTAGGATCAGTGGGAAGACACCAGTGACCAAAAAT cCAAGATGCAGAACTGGATCCAAAGACAAGGAGATGTCAACAAAGAAGATCACCACAGAGAGGGAACAGGCAGCAGGGCAGGTGTGGGTGGCAGACTGCAAGGGGGAGATTTTGGGCTGCATCTTCAGGGAGGGTGGGACACGGGCAGGCATCAGGAAGATCTGCAGGCTGGTGACAGGATGCTGGTATCGTAGGGAGGGCCTGGGTCGGCTGCTAGTCCAGAGTCTGGagcagagagaaagggagactGGAGCGCACAGAATGTATGCACACGTTCCCTACCCATCCAAGGTGGGGGAGGCCTTCTTCAAGAAACTGGGTTATCAGCATATAGCGGAGGGGACTGATGAAGAAAGTGACGATGATATGAAGCTGGAGACCCCAGAGAGAGGCTTTCTGGGATACCCCCTCACTAAAGTGTTTTACAAAGATCTGTAA